From Mercenaria mercenaria strain notata unplaced genomic scaffold, MADL_Memer_1 contig_3490, whole genome shotgun sequence, a single genomic window includes:
- the LOC128553113 gene encoding uncharacterized protein LOC128553113, protein MDDKEKENILEEYYFNAKNPAAYAGAQKLFQVLNKKYPGLFTITYIKRWLNNQDAYSLQKPRRHRFKTANVRVTSIGEQLDIDLLSMSNLADENDGVRFLLCAIDILSRKLWVRPLKNKTDKVVLSAMKDILSDIAPVEIKKIRADKGSEFSNQWFKNLKWEILYASALANNPYIGLIKNSTPRRKNEIVCSKSLKVGRFLDRVSSGRTTLNQTGAGRRLSIIPVDDSKVAAEKQFPIKAVLPAEQTTAQAKSELERQDINPASVVNMLQSSSGQRRRGTKCKKTDNKSRKGAKR, encoded by the exons ATGGATGATAAAGAGAAAGAGAAtattcttgaagaatattattttAACGCAAAAAATCCTGCTGCGTACGCGGGTGCTCAAAAGTTGTTTCAAGTTCTCAACAAGAAATATCCTGGACTATTTACAATTACTTACATCAAACGATGGCTAAACAACCAGGATGCTTATTCTCTTCAGAAGCCAAGACGACATAGATTTAAGACGGCCAACGTGCGAGTCACATCCATTGGCGAGCAGCTAGACATAGATCTTCTGTCAATGTCAAATCTAGCTGACGAGAATGACGGTGTGCGATTTCTGCTTTGTGCCATTGATATTCTTTCCAGAAAACTGTGGGTGAGACCATTGAAAAACAAAACGGACAAAGTTGTTTTAAGCGCCATGAAAGACATTCTCAGCGACATTGCTCCAgttgaaattaagaaaattcGTGCGGATAAAGGGAGTGAGTTTTCAAACCAATGgtttaaaaa tttaaagtGGGAGATCTTGTACGCATCAGCTTTAGCAAATAATCCTTACATCGGGCTTATCAAGAACAGTACACCACGGAG GAAGAATGAAATTGTATGTTCCAAATCCTTAAAAGTGGGTAGATTTTTGGATAGAGTGAGCAGTGGTAGAACGACACTGAACCAAACCGGAGCTGGTAGACGTTTATCCATCATCCCTGTAGATGACTCAAAGGTAGCCGCTGAGAAGCAGTTTCCGATCAAAGCAGTTCTGCCGGCGGAGCAAACGACAGCGCAAGCAAAATCGGAACTAGAGAGGCAGGATATAAATCCAGCTAGTGTAGTAAATATGCTTCAGTCTTCGAGTGGACAGCGTCGACGCGGGACAAAATGCAAGAAAACAGATAATAAATCACGTAAAGGAGCTAAACGTTAA